From the Thermosynechococcus sp. genome, the window GGGCATTTTGCCACTCGCCCACGGAACGATACCCCGGCACAGGACTGGGATCGGTGGGATTAGCAGTCAGGGGGTCTAGATCAACCCCTTGATCTTTGGCTAGGGCACGGGTGAGACCCCTGTGCTGGCCACTGGGACTGCGGGCAATGGCAATCACCAAATCCCGCAACTGCTGTCCTTGGGGGCATTGGCCAAGAATATGCAGGCCATCGCGGATTTGGGCATCCCGCAGCTCACAGAGGTAGCCATCGGTGCGTGCCAGCCATTCTAACCATGTTTCCTGCGGTCGGGGGGGTGGAATCTCCTGATCTAGATCCAGTTCTTTAACTAGGGTTTCAATTTGCTGCCGTAGAACGCCTAAGCGGGGGCGATCGAACTGCTCAGCGGCGTAGTATTCCTCAATGTAGTGACTGAGGGTTTCTAGACCACCGTATAACTCGGCACGGGTCAAGGGTGGCGTGAGGTGATCCAAAATCACCGCTTGGGCGCGGCGTTTGGCCTGGGCGCCTTCACCAGGGTCGTTGACGATAAAGGGGTAAAAGTGGGGCACAGGGCCAAGGGCAATTTCGGGAAAACAGGCCTCACTGAGGGCAGTCCCTTTGCCCGGGAGCCATTCGAGATTGCCGTGCTTGCCGACATGGACAATGGCATCCGCCCCAAAGACATGGCGCAACCAAAAGTAAAAGGCGAGATATTCTGGGGTAGGTTCCAAATCGGGGGCATGGTAATTCAAACTGGGGTCGCGATCGTAGCCCCGACTGGGTTGGACGCCGACAAAAATGTTTCCCCAACAGTCACCCGCAATGGGGAGATCGGTGGTGGGTGCCGGCCAGCGTTGGTTAATGGCCGCCTGTACTGCCCTTGGTAGGTTCCGAAAATAGTGCTGGTAGGTGTCAAGGGAGAGGGTATAGCGGGGCAGCCGCCAGTGATTGCCTTCAGGGTCGTTGGTGCGGTAGCGGCTGAGGTGTTGGATTAGGGCATCGCCATCCTTGGGCAGAGGGTCAGTACCCAGATCATAGCCAGCGGCCTGAAGTGCTTTGAGCAGTTCCACGGTACTGTTGGGGGTGTCAAGGCCGACGCCATTGGCAAGACGACTATCACGGCAGGGGTAGTTGGCTAAAATCAGGGCAATGCGGCGCTCATGGGGGGCTTTGCGGCGGAGCTCGAGCCAGTTGGCCGCCAAATCACTGACCCAGTCTAGGCGATCGCCCACTGGGGCATAGGTGGCCACGGTGGTTTCCACCTCTGGTTGAATTTGTGAGACCGCCTTAAAGGAGACGGCACGGGTAATGATGCGGCCATCCACTTCCGGCAAAACCACGTGCATTGCCAGGTCACGGGGCGTCAGTCCTTGGGGATGTTGTTGCCAAGTCTCGTAGGTGCTACTGCTGAGAATGACCTGTAACACCGGCACATCCAATTGCTGCCACAGATTGACCTCGTTGGGTCGGGCGATCGCAAACCCCGTCGTATTGAGAATCAGCTCTACCTTGCCCTGCCATGCCGCCCGCAGTTCCCCTTGAATTTCCGCATCTTGAAGGGAGGAGACAAACACGGCAACAGGCGCCAATTGCCGCTGCATCAAGGCCTGAGCAAGGGCCTCAATCACAGCGGTGTTGCCCGCCAAGTAATGGGCACGGTAAAAGAGAATCCCCACCTGCGGCCAGTCCTTGGCGATCTGCCCTGAAATCGGATAGGTGCCCCAGCGGGGAATCCTTTGGGGGGGGCGGGGAGGAGCACCCCAACCGCAGCCGTAGTGACCAATAAACTCTAGGGCACAGTGAATATTTTCCTGTCCTCCCTCGCGAAAGTATTGCCAGAGGCGATCAACTTGCGCCAGTGGCCAACTGGAAAGGCTCATCAGTTCTAGATCAGGGCGATCGTCCCCCGGCAGCAAAATCAACTGCCCCCCCCGATCGCTGACCATTTGCTGTGCCACCTCAAGGCCATAGCTCCAATAGCCCCGTCCACCCAAGAGGCGAATCACCACCACATCGGCCTTGGCCAGAACGCGATCGCCATAGTCATCAATGACTGCCGGCGCCTGTAAATGCAGCAAGTTTGCCAATCGCAGATCTGGAAAGTCCTCTGGCAGTTGATGGTAGGCTTGGGCCAGCAGGGCAATATCCGTATCCGCGCCCGTTAAAATAACAATGGGAGCACTACTTTGCTGTAGAAATGCAACATTGCTGTTATCTGTAGCAACGGTTAGATCATTCAATGTAAGAGTTCGATGCATACGTTGACAACAATCATTAAAAAAACTGGTGGGCTTTCCCCCTTTTGTCCCTTGCGTCGCTACAACAGAAATTAATGGAAAAAGCCGATAGCGATCGCACCCCCCTGGCGATGCCAGCTTCTGCGCTGAACCGATCAAGGATTGAGATCAAGAATTGAATTTAAGAAACTATGCGCCTGCCCGTCTTTGATCGAATTTTACCAGCATTTTTCTATGAGCGAATTGCCACAGTCTTGCTTGCGGAAGCGAGCCAGCGCGGGGCCACTGTCCTCACCCATGAAGAGCTAATTGCCTCTGCCGCTGCCCCCTTTCTTGTCGTCGTGGCTGAGACCTTTGCACTGCTACTGCAGGCAGAGCCCACGCCCCAAAGGAGTACCTATCGGGTAGCAATTCTCACTGACCCCAGGGCGATCGCCCGCTTTTTGCGCAAAATCCGTAGCCAAGCCCCTCTGAACCGCCGTCCCCTGATCCGCACTGTCTTGCAGCAACTGACCCCCTTAAATGCCAAGGAACAGATGTTGCCCGCTGATCTGGCGATCGCCCTCATGGCCGTCCTCGGCGAAGAAATCACTGCCCAGTGCCAAAGTTGCCAACCCCTAGTGACGGCTGCCCTCAATGAACGGCAAGTCCAAGAACAACTGCTGCATCAGGTAACAACCCAAATTTGCCAGAGTCTTGAGCTACCTGAACTCCTGAAAACAGCCGTGGATCGCATTCGCGAGTTTCTGGATGTGGATCGGCTGCTGGTGGGGCAATTTGCTCAGACCCCAGGGGAGCTGCACGGCCAAATCACCTACGAATCCTGCCGCAATAGCGAAATTCCCTCGGTTTTGGGAATATGGGATGAATGTTGGCAGTGGTCAGCATTACCGAGCAGTAGCTACCAGCGCCTGAGTCAGGGTGAGGCGATTGTGGTGAGTGACATTCAACAGTTCTATGCTGAGGTGCCCTGCCTCCAGTCCTTTGCCGCTCACTGGCAGATCAAATCATGGCTAATTGTGCCGATTATTGTTCAAGATAGGCTCTGGGGCGTGCTCATTGCCCACCAGTGCGATCGCCCCCGCCAGTGGCAACCCCAGGAGGTTGAATTCCTGACGCACCTCAGTCAACACGTAAGCATTGCCATTTACCAAGCGCAACTCTACAGCGAACTACAACAGCAAAAGGCCACCCTCGAACAGCGCGTGAATGAACGCACCCAAGCGCTGCGGGAAGCCCTAAGTGCTATGGAAGCCGCCCACCGGATTAAAAACGACTTTTTGGCGACCATGAGTCATGAACTGCGCACGCCCCTCACCTGTGTCATTGGGGTTTCTGCCACCCTACTGCGCTGGCCGCTTGGCCCATTGACAGCAAAACAGCGGGAATATCTGGAAATTATCCATGAGAGTGGTACCCACCTGCTGGAGTTAATCAACAGCATTCTCGATCTCTCGGAGGCAGAATTGGGGCGATCGCACCTCCATCGCAGCGCCTTTTCGATTCAGCAACTGTGTACGGACTGCATTGAAGTCGCCAAACCCCAAGCCCACCGCCATCAGGTGAACCTGCGCCATCAACTGATGATTCCCCCTAGTCGCGATCGCTTTTGGGGAGACTATCGCCGCATCCAGCAAATTCTCATCAACCTGCTTAGCAATGCTATCAAGTTCACGCCGGCCATGGGGGAAGTGATTCTACGGGCATGGTGGAAAGAGGATGAACTCATTTTTCAAGTGCAGGATAATGGCATTGGCATCCCTGCGCACCTACAACCCTTGCTGTTTCAAAAATTTCAACAATTGGATAGCTCCTTTGGCCGCGCCTATACCGGCGTAGGTTTGGGGTTAGCCCTCACCAAGCAGTGGGTAGATCTGCACCATGGCTGGATTGATGTGGAGTCCACCGAAGGCAAAGGCAGTACCTTCACGGTGGGGCTGCCGGCAATTCCTGCAGACCCGCCACTAGACCCCCCTAAACTCAAGCTGGATGTCCCGCCTCTGGCAACAACCGATGTGCTAGTCGAACCTGAAGGGAGAATTGTTCTTGTGAGTGAGGACGAAGCCACGGCCACACTCATTTGCTCGATTTTGACTACCGCAGGCTATCAAGTGATTTGGCTGGTGGATGGTGAAGTGGAACGCTTGCTGGCACTGACCCCGATTGCAGTTATTTTGGCAGAACCCTTTAGCTATGGCGATGTGCAGGAGTTAGTGGATCAGTTGCGGCAACGCTGCACCCCTGAGCAACTCAAGATTTTCATTTTGGGGTCAAAGGGCACTTGCCAAGGGGTTGATCGCTACATTCCCTTGCCCATCAATCCAGAAAGTTTCCTACAACAGGTGACAATGGGGCTAACTTCCCTTGCCATTTCTGGCCAGTAGGGAAAAGGCCTGATCCACCTGACGGTAAAGTTCCTCCAGAGAACCTGTATTCCAGAGCACTGTATCTGCGCGCCGGATTTTTTCCTCTAGGGGCAGTTGACTGGCGAGGCGTTGGGCAGCTGCCTGCCCAGAGAGGCGATCGCGCCGCTGCAGACGGGCTAACTGTTGCTCAGGGGTAGCGGCCACTACCCAAATGTGATCCACTAACCCTTCAAGATGCACCTCAAACAGTAGGGGAATGACCAAGGCCATCAGGGGTTGATCACAGGTATCAATCGCTTGCGCCATCTCGGCAATCACCCAAGGGTGAATTTGCGCCTCTAGCCATTGGCGCTCCTGCGGCTGAGCAAAGACAATTTCCCCTAAACGGGCGCGATCCAAAGAGCCGTCGCTGCGGCAAATACTGGGACCATAGCGATTAACAATTGCCTGATAAATGGGGGTCCCGATCGCAACCGCTTGCCGCGCTAACTGGTCGGCATCGACAACCGGAAGGCCGTACTGCTGCTGCAAATAGGTTGCCACCGCAGACTTACCGCAGGCAATCCCCCCGGTGATACCGAGACGAAAGGGACTAGACACCCCCCTGAAGTATTACCGGCGGCTGGATTAACCGTACCTGGGCGCCACTATCTGCCGGCACGGTAGGCAGCATTTGCTGAAATGTCACCGTCTGCCCCGGAGCGATTGTGGCGGGTTCAGGGGTAGCGGCACCAGTTTGGAGAATTTCACCATTGGCAGCCACAATTTCATAGTTAATGGATTGGATGGTCACGGGTTGGCGGTTATTGTTTGTGACTGTGCCTTTCACCACTGAAGAGCCCGGTAACCTAATGACCGGCTCCAACTGGGGTTGACTGACGCGAATATTGCGTAGGAGCTGTTGTTCTAGAACTTTGGGATCAACTTCCTGGGAAGCCCCTGGTGTTGTGGGTGCAGAAGCGGCGGCGGCTGCTCCAGAAAGGTTGAGCAAGTGGTTCCAGTAGCGCTGGTTACGCCCCCACTCAGAAGGGGAGTTGCCAATAATCACAATGTCACCCGCAACCCGTTGTGCCAAGGCCGGCAGCGGCGCGATCGCTCCAAGGAGCACAATACCGGTTAACCAAAGGGGGAATGGCAATGGATGTCTTTTTAGCATGGCGCACGCTCCTATAATGCAGCCTACCTTCTATCCTAGGGCAACTTGATGTGGGGGTTGCCCTCAGCCAGCCGCCCTCAATATCGCCACAGGGAGATCTATCGCAACAACGGCATATTGGCAATTTGGGGCTCAATACCCGCGCTCTTGAGCAGATCCTGCCACTGCTGTTTGATCGTGGGGTCATTAGGACGCCGTTGCTGCAACTCCACAAGGGTGGCCAAGGTATCGTTCCAGAGTTGACTGGTGGCCAAAAGGGGCAGGCGATCCGCCGGTGCCATGGTGGCAATCACTCGAGCAAGGTTCCTGTCTAGCTCAGCCCGCTCAATCCAGCCCGTCACAAAGGGATTGGCATCCGGTTCATTGGGCTTACAGGTGAGGGAGAAGATCCACTGGTATTTTTGCCCTGGTTGAAGCTTCACCTTACTGGCATCAACAGTTACGGGCAAAATTCCAGCTTTGCCATGCAGGGGGATTTGTTGGGTGAGTAGCAGCTCGCCAGCTTCTGAAAGGAGCATCAGTTCCGCAGATTTGGCCGTGCTTTGGGGGACAAAGAAAAAGAGACTGGGATTGTCTACAGCCGTCATACCCAAGTTGTTATCGGGAACAATCGCAACAATCCTTGTCAGAGAGCCTGGGGTACATTCACCAAAGCGGGTCGCACCGGCAATGCGTTGCCCCGGCATGCCGCGATTTGTGGGCACAAATGTGAGGCGATTCCTTTGGGTGGCGTAGCGATCGCGAGCAATATAGGCCTCCACATTACTAATGGCCATGAGGGCATAGAGGTTACCGGGACGCAAACTGAGGGCACGGCGGAAACTCACCAAGGCTGACTGATAGTCGCGCTTGGCGGTGAGTTGATAGCCGCGCTGCATGTAGCGATCAAACTCACTGGCTGGGTTAGAGGAATTTTGGGCAACAGCAGGTAACGATGGCAAAATGACTGGCAGGTCACCCATCCCCATTGCCAAGGTACCGAGGAGTAGCCACGCAAGGCCAAAACGGTGGGCAGACATAGCATTTACCTACTGAACACGCTAACTATCTTTAAGGTACTATCGGGAAGAGGGCGCCGTTGTGATCAAGCTTGCCTACCCCCTGTGATTTCTGTAAAAGAGCAGCAAATTAAGGATCATTCCTCCCTTGAGCAGATTGCGCTTCCCTTGGTGGAGATCTTTTCAGCCATTCAAGGGGAGGGCGCCAATGTGGGGTGTCGGCAGATATTTATTCGCTTGGCAGGCTGTGATCTACGCTGCACCTATTGTGACAGTGCTCATACATGGTTTGTTCCCTCCCATGCCCTGATTGAAAAGCAGGCGGGCGATCGCGCCTTTGAAACCCTATCCAACCCAGTCACGGCCGCCCAGATTCTCGAAGCCGTACAGCAGCTCAATACTCCGCCAATCCATGACAGTATTAGCCTCACCGGCGGCGAACCCCTGCTCCATGCTGCAGCGCTGGCACCATTTTTGCCCCTCCTCAAGACCCATAGCTCCCTGCCCCTCTACCTGGAAACGGGCGGGCATCATCCAGAGGCGCTTCAACTCATTCTTCCCTATCTCGATAGCGTGGGTATGGACATCAAGCTCCCCAGCGTTAGTGGTGAGTGCCATTGGTCAGCCCATGAAGCCTTTTTGCGCCTGTGCGATCGCGCCCCTGTCGAGGTTTTTTGCAAAGTGATTATTTCCCAAACCACTGATCCTGCCGATCTTGATCGGCTCAGTACCCTTGTGGCCAGCGTAAACCCCCATATCCCCGTCTTTCTCCAACCGGTGACGCCCGTAGGTACCGGTCGCTGTACCCCCCCGCCCACCCCTGACCAAGTCCTCAAGTGGCAGGGGCAACTCAAGGCACGGCTGACCTACGTGCGCGTCATTCCCCAAACCCATAAATTTCTCGGCCAGCGCTAGGCTTATTTCTTAATCAGGATATAGGCACGGACGTAATGGGGTAGGCGACGAGCAGCCGCTTGATAGCTGGCACGGTCAGGAAAAATTCCCGCCAAAAAGTCCAACTGATAGAGATTGGGCATAAAAGCTCCCCCCGTATCGGCAATCACGCCAAGGCGCAGTTTAGGCCAACCGCCCTGAGTATCTTCAACTACAACGATTCGGCCAAGACCGATATTCCAGACATCACCGGCAAACGTCACCTCAGGTTCAATATTAATTTTATTCTCAACGGTGTTGCCGTAGCCCTTAATGGCAGCTACTTGGCGAAAATACCAGTAGCGTCGCTGCTCATAGGGATCAACCCCCTTGGCAAAGGGAATACCATTATGGCGATCCACATTGAAAAATTCTTCAGTGCCATCGGTAAATTGCACCAAAATCGTTCCCTGCATCAGGGCATCCTCAAGCCCCCTCCTCGTCAGGTAGGCCAAAGGCTTCACCCGTCCATAGAGGGAGCCACCCGGTTCAAAAATCCCTGCGAGTATCTGTTGCTTTGTGAGCTGCTTATAAAATAAATCCTCTGGTTGAGCGGGAACATGGGGCAGCAGAGCATAAAGCGCTGCATTGTAGGTCTCCGTGCGGCTGCGGGAGCCGCGATGGGTAAATACCGCGTAGTTAGTGAGGCGCAATTCCTCAGTTTGGTTTGGATTGCGGGGATTGTAGGGCAGCCATTGCATGACACGAAAGTGCTGATTAATAAATGCGGGGTCCTGCAAACGAATCGGCCGCTTGCGGCTAATATCTGCCGTGAGCGTCGCAATCATGAAATCTAGCGTATCGAGGACTTGGGGCAGCGTAACCCCCTTAATCGCCAGAATGCCTTCCCGTTGGGTAATCGGGTCGGTTTCACTAAAGTCTTGAAAATACTGGCGAGTGCTGCGCAACACTTGCAGTAGCTTCATGGGGGCGGTACGAATGCGGTGCGGTGGCAGGGGGCGATCGCGAAACAGTTGCCGCCCATCCACTTGAAACTGAGGCTGGCCAAACTCATCCAGTACAGTGTAGAGGGAAGATACAGCGACAGGGGATGGTGTAACTGTTGCAGATACCGCTGCTGGTGCTGAGGGCACCGTTGCCGCCTGACACCCCACTGCCAAGAACATCATACTCAGAGGCCCTGCCGCCCTTAGCCAATAGAATCGCATAGGTACACATTGAAATTCTCCAAATTATTCTATTCCCTAACCGGTTCTTGCCATCAAAGGAACATGAAGAAGAAAAAATGTTGAAGTTCCAGTAGGATAGCGCCGCTCAGCGGCGATGATAGACATAACAGGAAATGTTTGAGACCAGCAATGTACGCCGAACAAATTAACCACATCAAATCCCAGACGGCAAAGCTCACGGCAGCGATGCCCGATGCCATGAAAGCCTTTTATAGCTTGAGTCGGGCCTCTTCAACCCCTGGTGCCCTTGACACTAAAACCAAAGAGCTGATTGCCCTAGCCATTGGTGTGGCCAAGCATTGTGATGGCTGCATTGCCTTCCATACCCGTGCCGCCTTGCATGCGGGCGCAACCGCTGAGGAAATCATGGAGACCCTAATGGTGACTGTGGCCATGGACGGCGGTCCTGCCTTGATGTATGCCACCCACGTCATGGAAGCCCTAGAGGAATTTAGCCAAAAACAGGGTCCCTAGGCGGTTGTCAAACGGCAGTCGTTTCAAGGGGCAGTGGCTCTTCAGGTTCACTGACTTCCAGGAAAATTTCCTTAGACGGTTCGTCATAGCCAAAGAGTTCGGCATAGCGTCCCCAGTCAATGGCGGTATTGAGCTGGCGCTCGGCCTCCTGCGGCGTAAAGTGTCGCTCTAGAATATCCAGCACCAAACTTTCAGGAATGCGGTGGTTTTGCTTGGCCATCAGGAAAGTATGGATTTGCTGCACCAGACGGATATGCTTGAGGAGCTGCTGACGAATAATCAGCTTGCGCTGGTCAATGTCCCCCTGAATAAAGGCATTGCCAATAGGGGTCACACTGATATCCCCCTCCTTCAGTTCTACCAGTTCCATCATCTGGGCGCCTTCGACGATGGGCAGAATATCATCTAGCTCCAATTGCAACTCCTGGGCAATGCGGTAGAGGTCCTCTTTGCGGTGTTCTAGGAGTTCCAATAGACCGGCGATCGAGCCAATGCGCACATGGGGAAGCAGCGGATAACGCGGTTCCTGACGGCTGGCAATGGTAGTCGGCCTGGGTTCCAGTTCCTCCAATTCATCCACATTGGGGTTAGTGAGAATTTTATAGATG encodes:
- a CDS encoding 7-carboxy-7-deazaguanine synthase QueE, which codes for MSVKEQQIKDHSSLEQIALPLVEIFSAIQGEGANVGCRQIFIRLAGCDLRCTYCDSAHTWFVPSHALIEKQAGDRAFETLSNPVTAAQILEAVQQLNTPPIHDSISLTGGEPLLHAAALAPFLPLLKTHSSLPLYLETGGHHPEALQLILPYLDSVGMDIKLPSVSGECHWSAHEAFLRLCDRAPVEVFCKVIISQTTDPADLDRLSTLVASVNPHIPVFLQPVTPVGTGRCTPPPTPDQVLKWQGQLKARLTYVRVIPQTHKFLGQR
- the cobN gene encoding cobaltochelatase subunit CobN, with amino-acid sequence MHRTLTLNDLTVATDNSNVAFLQQSSAPIVILTGADTDIALLAQAYHQLPEDFPDLRLANLLHLQAPAVIDDYGDRVLAKADVVVIRLLGGRGYWSYGLEVAQQMVSDRGGQLILLPGDDRPDLELMSLSSWPLAQVDRLWQYFREGGQENIHCALEFIGHYGCGWGAPPRPPQRIPRWGTYPISGQIAKDWPQVGILFYRAHYLAGNTAVIEALAQALMQRQLAPVAVFVSSLQDAEIQGELRAAWQGKVELILNTTGFAIARPNEVNLWQQLDVPVLQVILSSSTYETWQQHPQGLTPRDLAMHVVLPEVDGRIITRAVSFKAVSQIQPEVETTVATYAPVGDRLDWVSDLAANWLELRRKAPHERRIALILANYPCRDSRLANGVGLDTPNSTVELLKALQAAGYDLGTDPLPKDGDALIQHLSRYRTNDPEGNHWRLPRYTLSLDTYQHYFRNLPRAVQAAINQRWPAPTTDLPIAGDCWGNIFVGVQPSRGYDRDPSLNYHAPDLEPTPEYLAFYFWLRHVFGADAIVHVGKHGNLEWLPGKGTALSEACFPEIALGPVPHFYPFIVNDPGEGAQAKRRAQAVILDHLTPPLTRAELYGGLETLSHYIEEYYAAEQFDRPRLGVLRQQIETLVKELDLDQEIPPPRPQETWLEWLARTDGYLCELRDAQIRDGLHILGQCPQGQQLRDLVIAIARSPSGQHRGLTRALAKDQGVDLDPLTANPTDPSPVPGYRSVGEWQNALEVTAATLVEGLLRGGADLPCGAATRQVLQWIRTVLYPALQQTRQEIDHFLHGLNGGYVPSGAAGAPTRGRPDVLPTGRNFYAVDLRAVPTEAAWALAERSAAALIERYCQEQGEFPRTLGLSVWGTATMRTGGDDIAQALALLGVRPVWEGASRRVVDLEVIPLSLLGRPRVDVMLRISGFFRDAFPNLIALFDEAVRRVSQLPEPPDQNPLAAQVAKETAYWQRQGLSLDQARERARFRIFGSKPGAYGAGLQGLIEAQNWQGDEDLARAYIHWSSYAYTGEAHSHNAAEALEQRLSQLQVVLQNQDNREHDLLDSDDYYQFQGGLTVAVRSRSGQQPTVYFGDHSRPEQPKIRTLQEELLRVYRSRVINPKWLAGIKRHGYKGAFEMAATVDYLFGYAATARCVPDYVFTGIAQTYLLDSEMQAFVAHHNPWALRDMAERLLEAAQRQIWEAPDPQMLDRLRSLALEAEGLIEGNSAP
- a CDS encoding carboxymuconolactone decarboxylase family protein, translated to MYAEQINHIKSQTAKLTAAMPDAMKAFYSLSRASSTPGALDTKTKELIALAIGVAKHCDGCIAFHTRAALHAGATAEEIMETLMVTVAMDGGPALMYATHVMEALEEFSQKQGP
- a CDS encoding DUF928 domain-containing protein, with protein sequence MSAHRFGLAWLLLGTLAMGMGDLPVILPSLPAVAQNSSNPASEFDRYMQRGYQLTAKRDYQSALVSFRRALSLRPGNLYALMAISNVEAYIARDRYATQRNRLTFVPTNRGMPGQRIAGATRFGECTPGSLTRIVAIVPDNNLGMTAVDNPSLFFFVPQSTAKSAELMLLSEAGELLLTQQIPLHGKAGILPVTVDASKVKLQPGQKYQWIFSLTCKPNEPDANPFVTGWIERAELDRNLARVIATMAPADRLPLLATSQLWNDTLATLVELQQRRPNDPTIKQQWQDLLKSAGIEPQIANMPLLR
- a CDS encoding FxLYD domain-containing protein is translated as MLKRHPLPFPLWLTGIVLLGAIAPLPALAQRVAGDIVIIGNSPSEWGRNQRYWNHLLNLSGAAAAASAPTTPGASQEVDPKVLEQQLLRNIRVSQPQLEPVIRLPGSSVVKGTVTNNNRQPVTIQSINYEIVAANGEILQTGAATPEPATIAPGQTVTFQQMLPTVPADSGAQVRLIQPPVILQGGV
- the coaE gene encoding dephospho-CoA kinase (Dephospho-CoA kinase (CoaE) performs the final step in coenzyme A biosynthesis.); its protein translation is MSSPFRLGITGGIACGKSAVATYLQQQYGLPVVDADQLARQAVAIGTPIYQAIVNRYGPSICRSDGSLDRARLGEIVFAQPQERQWLEAQIHPWVIAEMAQAIDTCDQPLMALVIPLLFEVHLEGLVDHIWVVAATPEQQLARLQRRDRLSGQAAAQRLASQLPLEEKIRRADTVLWNTGSLEELYRQVDQAFSLLARNGKGS
- a CDS encoding ATP-binding protein → MRLPVFDRILPAFFYERIATVLLAEASQRGATVLTHEELIASAAAPFLVVVAETFALLLQAEPTPQRSTYRVAILTDPRAIARFLRKIRSQAPLNRRPLIRTVLQQLTPLNAKEQMLPADLAIALMAVLGEEITAQCQSCQPLVTAALNERQVQEQLLHQVTTQICQSLELPELLKTAVDRIREFLDVDRLLVGQFAQTPGELHGQITYESCRNSEIPSVLGIWDECWQWSALPSSSYQRLSQGEAIVVSDIQQFYAEVPCLQSFAAHWQIKSWLIVPIIVQDRLWGVLIAHQCDRPRQWQPQEVEFLTHLSQHVSIAIYQAQLYSELQQQKATLEQRVNERTQALREALSAMEAAHRIKNDFLATMSHELRTPLTCVIGVSATLLRWPLGPLTAKQREYLEIIHESGTHLLELINSILDLSEAELGRSHLHRSAFSIQQLCTDCIEVAKPQAHRHQVNLRHQLMIPPSRDRFWGDYRRIQQILINLLSNAIKFTPAMGEVILRAWWKEDELIFQVQDNGIGIPAHLQPLLFQKFQQLDSSFGRAYTGVGLGLALTKQWVDLHHGWIDVESTEGKGSTFTVGLPAIPADPPLDPPKLKLDVPPLATTDVLVEPEGRIVLVSEDEATATLICSILTTAGYQVIWLVDGEVERLLALTPIAVILAEPFSYGDVQELVDQLRQRCTPEQLKIFILGSKGTCQGVDRYIPLPINPESFLQQVTMGLTSLAISGQ